The proteins below come from a single Afipia sp. P52-10 genomic window:
- a CDS encoding ABC transporter ATP-binding protein: MSDAETTDSEVPVVYLHDVGRRYKQGESTLTILEGAKLALWAGQSVALVAPSGSGKSTLLHIAGLLEHPDEGEVYLMGTATSTLSDLQRTMLRRTDVGFVYQSHRLLPEFTAIENVMMPQMVSGLSRAEASSRAEEILAYLGLKDRLTHRPAELSGGEQQRVAIARAVANAPRILFADEPTGNLDPHTAEHVFGALTQLVKATRVAMLIATHNMELAGRMDRRVSLREGQVVELD; the protein is encoded by the coding sequence ATGAGTGACGCCGAAACAACCGACAGCGAGGTTCCGGTCGTCTATCTGCATGACGTCGGCCGCCGCTATAAGCAGGGCGAGAGCACGCTGACGATCCTGGAGGGCGCCAAGCTTGCGCTCTGGGCCGGGCAATCCGTGGCGCTGGTCGCCCCATCGGGTTCGGGCAAATCGACCCTGCTGCACATTGCTGGCCTGCTGGAGCATCCGGATGAAGGCGAGGTCTACCTGATGGGGACCGCGACCTCGACCCTGAGCGACCTGCAACGCACGATGCTGCGGCGGACGGATGTCGGCTTCGTGTATCAGTCGCATCGCCTGTTGCCGGAATTCACGGCGATCGAGAATGTCATGATGCCGCAGATGGTCTCCGGCCTGTCGCGCGCGGAGGCCAGCAGCCGCGCTGAGGAAATTCTCGCCTATCTCGGGCTGAAGGATCGTCTCACGCACCGGCCGGCCGAACTGTCCGGCGGCGAGCAGCAGCGTGTCGCGATCGCCCGCGCAGTGGCGAATGCACCCCGCATTCTGTTCGCCGACGAGCCGACTGGAAATCTCGATCCGCACACGGCCGAGCACGTGTTCGGGGCGCTGACCCAGCTCGTGAAGGCCACGCGCGTCGCGATGCTGATCGCCACCCACAACATGGAGCTTGCCGGCCGGATGGACCGGCGGGTCTCGTTGCGGGAAGGGCAGGTGGTGGAGCTGGACTAG
- a CDS encoding lipoprotein-releasing ABC transporter permease subunit, protein MRATHQTRPFAPFEWLISLRYLRARRKEGFISVIAGFSFLGIMLGVATLIIVMAVMNGFRKELLDKILGLNGHLLVQPLESPLTDWKEVADRINTVQGVRLAAPIVEGQALATSPFGATGVLVRGIRSDDLTNITSIARNIKQGTLEGFDEGQGLAIGRRLADQLSVRAGDNITIVAAKGAVTPMGTLPRNKTYRVAAVFEIGMSEYDAAFVFMPITEAQAYFNRPNDVTAIEVYTTDPDKIDVFRKNVTEAAGRPIFMVDWRQRNATFFNALQVERNVMFLILTLIVLVAALNIISGLIMLVKDKGSDIAILRTMGASQGSIMRIFLITGASIGVVGTVIGFLVGTVICMNIETIRKFISWLTNTELFSPELYFLSKLPAEMDTGETFAVVLMALTLSLLATLYPSWRAARLDPVEALRYE, encoded by the coding sequence ATGCGCGCGACGCACCAGACACGCCCGTTTGCCCCCTTCGAGTGGCTGATTTCGCTGCGCTACCTGCGGGCGCGGCGGAAGGAAGGATTCATCTCCGTCATCGCCGGATTCTCTTTCCTCGGGATCATGCTGGGCGTGGCTACCCTCATCATCGTCATGGCGGTGATGAACGGCTTTCGGAAGGAACTGCTCGACAAGATTCTCGGGCTCAACGGACATCTGCTGGTGCAGCCGCTGGAATCGCCTCTGACCGACTGGAAGGAGGTTGCCGACCGGATCAACACCGTGCAGGGCGTGCGCCTCGCGGCCCCGATCGTCGAGGGGCAGGCGCTTGCCACGTCGCCGTTCGGGGCGACTGGTGTGCTCGTGCGCGGCATCCGATCCGATGATCTGACCAACATCACCTCCATTGCCCGCAACATCAAGCAAGGGACGCTGGAGGGATTTGACGAAGGGCAGGGGCTGGCGATCGGCCGCCGGCTCGCGGACCAGCTTTCGGTGCGCGCAGGCGATAACATCACCATCGTCGCCGCCAAGGGTGCGGTGACGCCGATGGGCACGCTGCCGCGCAACAAGACCTATCGCGTCGCCGCAGTGTTCGAGATCGGCATGTCCGAATACGACGCCGCCTTTGTTTTCATGCCGATCACCGAGGCGCAGGCATATTTCAACCGACCGAACGATGTCACGGCGATCGAGGTCTATACGACCGATCCCGACAAGATCGACGTCTTCCGCAAGAACGTGACCGAGGCCGCCGGCCGGCCGATCTTCATGGTCGATTGGCGGCAACGTAACGCCACGTTCTTCAACGCGCTACAGGTCGAGCGCAACGTGATGTTCCTGATCCTCACCCTGATCGTGCTGGTCGCGGCGCTGAACATCATCTCCGGCTTGATCATGCTGGTGAAGGACAAGGGTAGCGACATCGCCATCCTGCGCACGATGGGCGCCTCGCAAGGGTCGATCATGCGCATCTTTCTGATTACCGGGGCCTCGATCGGCGTGGTCGGAACCGTGATCGGATTTCTGGTCGGCACCGTGATCTGCATGAACATCGAAACGATCCGCAAATTCATCTCGTGGCTGACCAATACCGAACTGTTTTCGCCGGAGCTTTACTTCCTGTCGAAGCTGCCCGCCGAAATGGACACAGGCGAAACCTTCGCGGTGGTGCTGATGGCGTTGACGCTGTCGCTGCTGGCAACGCTCTATCCGTCGTGGCGTGCAGCGCGCCTCGATCCCGTCGAGGCGCTTCGGTATGAGTGA